A DNA window from Cognatiyoonia koreensis contains the following coding sequences:
- a CDS encoding DUF2169 family type VI secretion system accessory protein translates to MKISSDLPIAHTAFAHWHTDDREVGIVVAKAVFELTADGKTRPRETPPALEMADVFAGEPAHSALVTEQEIAPFKPKTDLVVRGMARSFEERPRTDWPVVIEVPDVLHYSFHVRGPATWLKPAFRWQLSQPEPVTEVPLIYDLAYGGRCGEGEDEVFFDENPAGTGFVTEDVFKSVESIAAPQIGLLAEFAAAEPTKPMSVVGTMPLAKTWLPRRSLAGTFDAAWERDRHPRMPSDYDLAFWNAAHPRLQIKPHLKGDEYINLTGISHKRETVTLRLPGAQLALKSTNSPDADMIAMKLDTVDLDIDKVDEGRVSMTMLWRAIVPERDTFFNAEIVRG, encoded by the coding sequence ATGAAAATCTCCTCCGACCTGCCGATTGCCCACACCGCCTTTGCTCATTGGCATACGGACGACAGGGAAGTGGGCATTGTCGTGGCAAAGGCTGTCTTTGAACTGACGGCCGACGGGAAGACCCGCCCGCGCGAAACGCCGCCCGCGCTTGAAATGGCAGATGTCTTTGCCGGAGAGCCTGCGCATTCCGCTCTTGTGACAGAACAGGAAATCGCACCGTTCAAGCCCAAGACTGATCTTGTCGTGCGCGGAATGGCCCGCAGTTTTGAAGAAAGACCGCGCACCGATTGGCCTGTTGTCATCGAAGTGCCGGATGTTCTGCATTACAGCTTTCATGTCCGAGGCCCTGCCACCTGGCTGAAACCCGCGTTTCGCTGGCAGTTGTCCCAACCAGAGCCGGTGACTGAAGTGCCCCTGATCTACGACCTTGCCTACGGTGGGCGCTGCGGCGAAGGCGAAGATGAGGTTTTCTTTGACGAAAATCCGGCCGGCACCGGCTTTGTGACGGAGGACGTGTTCAAATCGGTCGAAAGTATTGCCGCTCCGCAGATCGGCCTTCTGGCGGAGTTCGCAGCAGCCGAGCCGACAAAACCGATGAGTGTGGTTGGCACGATGCCACTGGCAAAGACATGGCTGCCCCGTCGCAGTCTGGCAGGTACGTTTGATGCGGCTTGGGAGCGCGACCGCCATCCGCGCATGCCATCCGATTATGATCTGGCGTTCTGGAATGCAGCGCACCCGCGCTTGCAGATCAAACCGCATCTGAAGGGTGACGAATACATCAACCTGACGGGTATTTCGCACAAACGCGAAACGGTGACATTGCGGTTGCCTGGTGCCCAACTGGCACTGAAATCGACAAATTCACCGGATGCAGATATGATCGCCATGAAACTCGACACCGTTGATCTGGACATTGACAAGGTAGACGAGGGCCGTGTCAGCATGACCATGCTGTGGCGCGCAATCGTGCCCGAGCGCGATACCTTCTTCAACGCGGAGATCGTGAGAGGATAG
- a CDS encoding DUF4150 domain-containing protein: MQSAARDSGKNGVITCLAPDVCKTQVGNAVVPIPYMIISKLEWSKQTVSKIEMTGLKAFNMNSRTDKVTGDEPGKLGGVKSGVNQGWCRPQSNKSSVFVDGAQLLQNNNLYEMNCAGPNGPGNTVGRLTYFD, encoded by the coding sequence ATGCAATCTGCCGCCCGCGACAGTGGCAAGAACGGCGTTATTACTTGCCTTGCGCCAGACGTCTGCAAGACGCAGGTCGGGAACGCCGTTGTGCCTATTCCCTACATGATAATTTCCAAGCTCGAATGGTCAAAACAGACTGTTAGCAAGATCGAGATGACGGGCCTGAAAGCTTTCAACATGAATAGTCGCACTGACAAGGTGACAGGCGATGAACCGGGAAAATTGGGCGGCGTCAAATCCGGCGTCAATCAGGGATGGTGCCGCCCGCAATCAAACAAGAGCAGCGTTTTCGTGGACGGGGCGCAGCTTTTGCAGAACAACAACCTGTATGAAATGAACTGCGCCGGACCGAACGGGCCGGGCAATACCGTCGGGCGATTGACGTACTTCGACTAG